Part of the Actinomycetes bacterium genome, CCGGCGACCGACCCGAACCGGCGGATGGCCAGCCGGCCCACCGGACGCAGGACAGCCCGAGCAGCACGGCCTGCGCCACCAGGAGGGTGCCCGCCGTGGGGAAGGCCCGGTACGGCAGGGCGAGCACCGCCAGAATCGGGCTGAGGTGGTCACCCAGGACGTCGAAACCGGGCCCCTTGATGTCGGCCACCGGTGCGTGGCCCTGTGCGTAGCTGCGCACCGCCTGGGTGAAGATGCCGAGGTCCCACGACGGGACCACGAAGTACTGGTAGCGCAGCAGCGACAGCGCGCTGTACAGCCCGGCGAACAGGGAGCCGATCGCCCAGGGGACGCGGTCGGTCCGGGTCCCAGCGACGGTGCGCCGCCTGGTGGCCGCGTGCCGGGCCATCCGGGCACCGTCAGGGGGCGGCGCGATCGACACGTCGCGCTACGGCCGGAACAGCGTGCGCGCCAGTAGCACGGCCCCCAGGGGCCGGCGACCCAGATCGGCCAGAACCCCTGAGTGCTGCTGGAGGAGATGGCCTCGTTAGATCACCGTGCAGATCAGCACCACGGTGGCCCAGGCCGCCCACGCCTTGCGCATGCCGCCATGGGGTAGGACCTTCGACCCCTCGGCGGTCGTCGGCACCGGAGCCGGCGCTGGCTGTGGCACGGCCGGCAGGTCGCGGGTCAGCTCGGCCAGCTCACCCATCGTCGCGCCCTGATAGGCCTGGCCGAGCCGGGTGTCGAACTCGTCGAGGTCGAGCCGGCCCTCCGCGTGGGCGCGCCGCAACACCTCCGCCGTCCGCTCCCGGTCGGCGTCCCCGGCACGCTGATCCGGGTCCTGGGCCACGGCCATGACCTTAGACCGCTGGACCGCTGCAGTAGCGGCCGTACCCTCGTCGCATGGTCGTCGTCCCGCCCCGTGACCCGTCGCTGCCCGAGCCGCCGCTGCTGGCCCGGATCCGTGAGGGGGTAATCGGCGACGACCAGGTGGTGCCCGGGCCGTACGGCCCGCGTCGGGTCACCTATGCCGACTACACAGCCAGCGGGCGCGCACTCAGCTTCGTCGAGGACTTCATCCGCGGCGAGGTGCTGCCGCGATACGCGAACACCCACACCGAGTCCAGCGGGACCGGGCTGCAGACGACCCGGCTGCGCGAGGACGCCCGGGCGATCATCCATCGGGCGGTCAACGGCGACGAGTCGACCTGCGTCATCTTCGCGGGCAGCGGATGCACCGGGGCCATCGACCGGCTGCTCGGCATCCTCGGTCTGCGGATCCCCTCGGCGTTCGAGGACCGGTACCACGCGATGGAGCGCATCCCTGAGGCCGACCGACCGGTGGTCTTCATCGGGCCGTTCGAGCACCACAGCAACGAGCTGCCCTGGCGGGAGTCCATCGCCGACGTCGTGCGGATCCCCGAGGACCGCGACGGCCACATCGACCGGGACCGACTGGTCGAGAAGCTCGTCCGGTACGCCGACCGGCCGCTGCGGATCGGCTCGTTCTCGGCGGCGTCCAACGTGACCGGCATCGTCAGCGACACCCACCGGATCTCCCAGCTGCTGCACGAGCACGGCGCGCTCGCCGTGTGGGACTTCGCGGCGGCCGGGCCGTACGTCGACATCGAGATGAACCCGCGATGTACCGAGCACCCGCTGGCCTACAAGGACGCGATCGTGCTGTCCCCGCACAAGTTCATCGGCGGGCCGGGGACACCGGGAGTGCTCGTGGCGCGCCGCGAGCTGCTCACCAACCGGGTGCCGGACGTCGTCGGCGGAGGCACCGTGGCCTACGTCAACCCGGACGATCACATGTACCTCTCCGACCCGGTGCACCGGGAGGAGGGTGGCACCCCGGCGATCGTGGAGTCGATCCGGGCCGGGCTCGTGTTCCAGCTCAAGCAGGCGGTCGGCGTGGACGTCATCCGCGCGCACGAGGCCGACTTCCTGCACCGGGCGGTCACCGCCTGGGGCGCCGTGCCCAGCATCCAGATCCTCGGCAACCTGGACTCCGAG contains:
- a CDS encoding DUF1707 domain-containing protein gives rise to the protein MAQDPDQRAGDADRERTAEVLRRAHAEGRLDLDEFDTRLGQAYQGATMGELAELTRDLPAVPQPAPAPVPTTAEGSKVLPHGGMRKAWAAWATVVLICTVI
- a CDS encoding aminotransferase class V-fold PLP-dependent enzyme, with the protein product MVVVPPRDPSLPEPPLLARIREGVIGDDQVVPGPYGPRRVTYADYTASGRALSFVEDFIRGEVLPRYANTHTESSGTGLQTTRLREDARAIIHRAVNGDESTCVIFAGSGCTGAIDRLLGILGLRIPSAFEDRYHAMERIPEADRPVVFIGPFEHHSNELPWRESIADVVRIPEDRDGHIDRDRLVEKLVRYADRPLRIGSFSAASNVTGIVSDTHRISQLLHEHGALAVWDFAAAGPYVDIEMNPRCTEHPLAYKDAIVLSPHKFIGGPGTPGVLVARRELLTNRVPDVVGGGTVAYVNPDDHMYLSDPVHREEGGTPAIVESIRAGLVFQLKQAVGVDVIRAHEADFLHRAVTAWGAVPSIQILGNLDSERLSIVSFVIKRPSGKYLHHNFVVALLNDLFGVQSRGGCSCAGPYGHRLLGIDIERSHEYEREIAHGCEGIKPGWVRVNFNYFISEPVFDYVVQAVALVAEHGWKLLPDYRFLPESGLWRHRNGPIEPPLRLSDVGYDPDGALAYPHHRDTAPESALQGYLKEARERFDTATVSEEDTGRTGLSDDFDHLRWFELPARCLSPA